One region of Paenibacillus polymyxa M1 genomic DNA includes:
- a CDS encoding YunG family protein: protein MNTNRFVELEKALFQAWSLESSSKWTANNPAAGQCGVTALVVQDRLGGDILKTWLDSGWHYYNRIGEDIIDFTKSQFLSLPQYQHVHSNREEAFSDTNAEQYAALSRRLEESLNEKV from the coding sequence TTGAATACAAATCGTTTTGTAGAATTAGAAAAGGCATTGTTTCAGGCTTGGTCTTTGGAGTCTAGCTCTAAATGGACAGCTAATAATCCTGCAGCCGGACAATGTGGAGTCACAGCGCTTGTCGTTCAGGACAGGCTTGGTGGTGATATTTTGAAGACCTGGCTGGATAGCGGCTGGCATTATTACAACCGAATCGGTGAGGACATTATAGATTTTACAAAGTCGCAATTTTTAAGCCTTCCACAGTATCAGCATGTACACTCTAACCGGGAAGAAGCATTTTCAGACACCAATGCAGAGCAGTATGCAGCCTTAAGCCGGAGACTAGAAGAATCTCTTAACGAAAAGGTATAA
- a CDS encoding pentapeptide repeat-containing protein, which translates to MYTADCEKCFGLCCVALPYAKSADFAFNKDGGTPCQHLNADYRCDIHKNLRNNGLRGCTVYDCFGAGQKISQVVYNGKSWRDNPAIADEMFNLFPIMQQLHEMLYYLNEALSLKETHSIYTELHKAMEKTEQLTDQDPKSLIDLHVPTHRALVNDLLVQTSELVREKFKKNMENHKLSKKIKNRDLIGANLRGVNLGGANLRGVLLIAADLREADLSMTDLIGADFRDADLSGANLEGSIFLTQAQLNSAKGNSKTKLPPSLSFPSHWIN; encoded by the coding sequence TTGTATACCGCCGATTGTGAAAAATGTTTTGGTTTATGCTGTGTCGCCTTGCCTTATGCCAAATCTGCTGATTTTGCCTTTAACAAGGATGGAGGAACTCCCTGTCAACACCTAAATGCGGATTATCGCTGCGACATTCATAAGAACCTAAGAAATAACGGCTTGCGAGGCTGTACAGTATATGATTGCTTTGGGGCAGGTCAAAAAATATCCCAAGTTGTATACAACGGAAAAAGCTGGCGAGACAACCCGGCAATAGCTGATGAAATGTTCAATCTATTTCCCATCATGCAACAGCTTCATGAAATGCTGTATTACCTAAACGAAGCCCTTAGCTTAAAAGAAACTCACTCCATTTATACCGAGTTACATAAAGCGATGGAAAAAACCGAGCAGCTTACAGATCAAGATCCAAAATCCCTTATAGATCTTCATGTACCCACCCATAGGGCGTTAGTCAATGATTTACTTGTACAAACAAGTGAGTTAGTGCGAGAAAAATTCAAGAAAAACATGGAGAACCATAAACTCAGTAAAAAAATCAAGAATAGAGACCTTATCGGGGCTAATTTAAGAGGCGTGAATCTGGGAGGTGCCAACCTGAGAGGCGTTCTACTGATTGCTGCTGACCTACGTGAGGCTGATTTGAGTATGACTGACCTTATCGGTGCAGATTTTAGAGATGCTGACTTAAGTGGGGCTAATCTGGAAGGAAGTATCTTTCTTACACAAGCGCAGTTAAATTCGGCTAAAGGCAATAGCAAAACCAAACTGCCCCCTTCTCTAAGCTTTCCCAGCCATTGGATAAATTAG
- a CDS encoding VOC family protein, translating to MQDSSSKITTFFMFPGQAEEAMQYYTSVFKPSGIMSIFHQEDGTVLHAVFNLKGQTFMAIDYNHQDKHPFTPALSLFVTCDSEEEIHRVFGQLSQEGRVLMPLEASPVSQQFGWVEDKYGVSWQLNLAKE from the coding sequence ATGCAGGATTCTAGTTCAAAAATCACAACTTTCTTCATGTTTCCCGGTCAAGCAGAGGAAGCCATGCAATATTATACCTCTGTATTTAAGCCGTCTGGTATCATGAGTATTTTTCATCAGGAAGATGGGACCGTGTTACATGCCGTATTCAACCTCAAAGGGCAAACCTTTATGGCCATAGACTATAACCATCAGGACAAACACCCTTTTACCCCAGCCCTATCGCTATTCGTCACTTGTGATTCGGAAGAAGAAATCCATCGTGTGTTTGGTCAGCTATCTCAGGAAGGCCGAGTTTTAATGCCCCTTGAAGCCTCGCCCGTAAGCCAACAATTTGGCTGGGTCGAAGACAAGTACGGTGTTTCATGGCAATTAAATTTGGCAAAAGAGTAA